The following are from one region of the Polynucleobacter sp. MWH-CaK5 genome:
- a CDS encoding M48 family metallopeptidase, translated as MKKLRDQMTVLISLNFKRYFLFSLIALLGACSSSSRQTGPTDGVRVGNSSSLKDMVPASQLEASATKQYNTMKQKASQKNALAPDNHPQVIRLRAISKKILPHAYAWNPESQAWKWEVNLFISDEVNAFCMPGGKIAFYTGIIEKLKLNDDEVATVMGHEIAHALREHARDRIAKAQLSNLGASVLSSALGLGNLGGQALGQGLQILGLSFSRADERDADLVGMDIAARAGYDPRAGISLWQKMGQLSKDKQPEWLSTHPSGDSRIYEIQRNINEALFLYARAKNTTVDKLPNYKP; from the coding sequence TTGAAAAAACTGCGTGATCAGATGACTGTGTTGATTTCTTTAAATTTTAAAAGATATTTTTTATTTTCTCTGATTGCTTTGTTGGGAGCTTGCAGCAGTTCCTCAAGGCAAACCGGTCCGACCGATGGCGTGAGAGTTGGTAATAGCTCGAGCTTAAAGGACATGGTTCCTGCCAGTCAGCTGGAGGCGTCTGCCACCAAGCAATATAACACCATGAAGCAAAAGGCCTCTCAAAAAAATGCCTTGGCACCTGACAATCATCCGCAAGTGATTCGTTTGCGTGCGATTTCGAAAAAGATATTGCCGCATGCCTATGCCTGGAATCCAGAATCTCAGGCTTGGAAGTGGGAAGTTAATTTATTCATTTCTGATGAGGTGAATGCATTTTGTATGCCTGGTGGAAAGATTGCTTTTTATACCGGCATCATAGAAAAGCTCAAGTTAAATGATGATGAAGTTGCGACTGTCATGGGCCATGAAATTGCCCATGCTTTGCGCGAGCACGCCAGAGACAGAATCGCTAAAGCACAGTTGAGTAATTTAGGTGCCAGCGTTTTATCTTCAGCTTTGGGCTTGGGTAATCTGGGTGGGCAAGCTTTGGGCCAGGGCCTGCAAATCTTAGGCTTGAGTTTTTCAAGAGCTGATGAAAGAGATGCTGACTTGGTTGGTATGGATATTGCTGCTAGGGCTGGCTATGATCCGCGCGCAGGAATTTCTTTGTGGCAAAAGATGGGTCAGCTATCAAAAGACAAGCAGCCAGAGTGGCTTTCTACGCATCCATCGGGTGATAGTCGAATTTATGAAATTCAAAGAAATATCAACGAGGCTTTATTTTTGTATGCGCGCGCCAAAAATACCACCGTTGATAAATTACCCAACTACAAGCCTTAA
- the metF gene encoding methylenetetrahydrofolate reductase [NAD(P)H], whose amino-acid sequence MNDMELSLEFFPPKTEEGAAKLRSVREQLSAALKPTFISVTFGAGGSTQDGTLSTVKEIHEAGQEAAPHLSCVGSSKEKIRELLKQYKDIGIRRIVALRGDLPSGMGQYGEFHHAEELVRFIRSETDSHFHIEVAAYPEMHPQAKSMSDDILMFANKMKAGADSAITQYFFNSDAYFRFVDEAYKLGVDQPIVPGIMPITNSTQLLRFSDACGAEIPRWIRLRLQSFGDDSASIKSFGLDVVSDLCDQLRVAGVPGLHFYSLNQAETTLAIAKNLDLLKA is encoded by the coding sequence ATGAATGACATGGAATTAAGCCTTGAGTTTTTCCCACCAAAAACAGAAGAGGGAGCTGCCAAGCTTCGCTCTGTTAGAGAGCAGTTATCCGCAGCGCTTAAGCCAACATTTATTTCTGTAACGTTTGGTGCAGGCGGCTCAACACAAGACGGTACTTTGTCGACCGTTAAAGAAATCCATGAGGCAGGCCAAGAGGCCGCGCCTCATCTTTCTTGTGTGGGCAGTTCAAAAGAAAAGATTCGTGAGCTACTGAAGCAATACAAAGACATCGGTATTCGTCGCATTGTGGCTTTGCGTGGCGACCTGCCTTCTGGCATGGGTCAATACGGAGAGTTTCATCATGCTGAAGAGTTGGTCAGATTTATTCGCTCAGAAACTGACAGTCATTTCCATATCGAGGTAGCGGCTTATCCAGAGATGCATCCTCAGGCGAAATCAATGAGTGATGACATCTTGATGTTTGCTAATAAGATGAAGGCGGGTGCAGACTCAGCCATCACCCAATACTTTTTCAACAGTGATGCTTATTTCAGATTTGTGGATGAGGCCTATAAGTTAGGCGTTGATCAACCAATCGTTCCAGGCATCATGCCGATCACGAATAGCACTCAGTTGTTACGCTTCTCTGATGCTTGTGGTGCAGAGATTCCTCGCTGGATTCGTTTGCGTCTACAGTCATTTGGTGACGACTCTGCATCGATCAAGTCATTTGGTTTGGATGTGGTCTCGGACTTGTGTGATCAATTGCGTGTTGCGGGTGTTCCAGGCTTGCATTTCTACAGCCTGAATCAGGCTGAAACCACTTTGGCAATCGCTAAGAATTTGGACTTGTTAAAGGCTTGA
- a CDS encoding lytic transglycosylase domain-containing protein, whose protein sequence is MLQRKTTKLINKHLLLSLVLVAFASTSADLSHAQKNQASTKKKSSDISLTSDDRMFLELREASKNNDATKAKNLGQKLSSYDVADYVTYFQIKPRLFDKSGVAIAETNADDAVDQFLKKYAGTALADRLRNDWLLVLGKRKDWSNFDREYAQFVLNDDTQVKCYALQSRFAKGEPVNALASEARNILLDSRYFGDACPDLVNSIYKANGFSKYEVATFSRMAIENNFETLANRFDVPDPMADVVRSARKSPEAAFRDFDKKSWRTSKENTVSAWGSIGQYLAKKLDPNAMKAFKLQHELGHHQLLTPETQEWKVRAALREGDWRMVKETIDHMTPSVRKRDPAWTYWYARAQKELGDESLAKESWQALVDQYHFYGQLAREDLGMKIYVPKRVAADESLVKQASSNKAFARAVRFYDIGMRFEGNREWNWELRSLSDKQLIAVAEHAKRIGLYDRAVNTADRTKLEHDFSLRYPTPFKESLTPIAGSIGLDTNWAYGLIRQESRFIMNARSHVGASGLMQVMPATAKYVAKKIGMNSFKPSQLDDMKVNLTLGSNYLNMVLQDLDGSWALASAAYNAGPGRPKMWREKLPRAVEGAIFAETIPFNETRGYVKNVLANASYYTALSSNKTPSLKQNLGMVSPKASVLSELP, encoded by the coding sequence ATGCTACAACGAAAAACCACAAAATTGATAAATAAACATTTACTGCTGAGCTTGGTGCTCGTCGCTTTTGCATCAACTTCTGCAGACCTTAGCCATGCTCAAAAGAATCAAGCATCCACGAAGAAAAAATCTTCAGACATCAGTTTAACTTCTGATGACAGGATGTTTCTTGAATTAAGAGAGGCTTCTAAAAATAATGATGCGACCAAGGCTAAAAATTTGGGTCAAAAGTTGTCAAGCTATGACGTTGCTGATTATGTGACATATTTCCAAATCAAACCTCGCCTATTCGATAAAAGTGGTGTTGCCATAGCTGAAACAAATGCCGATGATGCAGTCGACCAGTTCTTAAAAAAATACGCGGGCACTGCACTGGCTGACAGATTGCGAAATGATTGGCTCTTGGTTTTAGGTAAGCGCAAAGACTGGTCTAATTTTGATCGTGAGTATGCCCAATTTGTTTTGAATGATGACACGCAGGTGAAGTGTTATGCGCTTCAATCAAGATTTGCCAAGGGTGAGCCGGTCAATGCCCTGGCTTCTGAAGCAAGAAATATTTTGTTGGACTCTCGCTACTTTGGTGATGCTTGTCCAGATCTTGTGAACTCAATCTACAAGGCCAATGGATTTTCAAAATACGAAGTGGCCACATTTTCAAGAATGGCCATAGAAAATAATTTTGAAACTTTGGCCAATCGATTCGATGTGCCTGATCCAATGGCAGATGTTGTCAGAAGTGCCAGAAAATCACCTGAGGCTGCTTTTCGAGATTTTGATAAAAAATCATGGCGCACCAGTAAAGAGAACACGGTTTCCGCATGGGGAAGTATTGGTCAGTATTTGGCCAAGAAGTTAGATCCCAATGCCATGAAAGCATTCAAGCTACAACATGAGTTGGGTCATCATCAATTGCTGACTCCAGAAACTCAAGAGTGGAAGGTCAGGGCTGCATTGCGCGAAGGTGATTGGCGCATGGTCAAAGAAACGATTGATCATATGACACCATCTGTCAGAAAGCGTGACCCTGCTTGGACTTATTGGTATGCCAGAGCGCAAAAAGAATTGGGTGATGAATCTTTGGCAAAAGAAAGTTGGCAAGCCTTGGTGGACCAGTACCATTTTTATGGGCAGTTGGCCCGAGAAGATCTGGGCATGAAGATTTATGTGCCCAAGCGCGTTGCAGCTGACGAAAGTTTGGTCAAGCAAGCATCATCAAATAAAGCCTTCGCAAGAGCGGTGCGCTTTTATGACATTGGCATGCGTTTTGAGGGCAATAGAGAATGGAATTGGGAATTGCGCAGTCTCAGCGATAAGCAATTGATTGCAGTGGCTGAGCACGCTAAGAGAATTGGTTTATATGATCGTGCAGTTAACACGGCTGATCGAACAAAGTTAGAGCATGACTTCAGTTTGCGTTACCCAACCCCATTCAAAGAGTCTCTTACCCCTATCGCTGGATCAATTGGTTTAGATACCAATTGGGCCTATGGTTTGATTCGTCAGGAATCACGTTTCATCATGAACGCACGTTCCCATGTCGGAGCCTCTGGCTTGATGCAGGTGATGCCAGCTACTGCCAAGTACGTGGCCAAAAAAATTGGCATGAATAGCTTTAAGCCATCTCAATTGGATGACATGAAAGTTAACTTGACCTTGGGTAGTAATTATTTGAATATGGTTTTACAGGACTTGGATGGTTCATGGGCCTTGGCATCTGCCGCCTATAACGCCGGCCCTGGAAGACCTAAGATGTGGCGTGAAAAATTACCTCGAGCAGTTGAAGGTGCGATTTTTGCAGAAACAATTCCCTTCAATGAAACCAGGGGATATGTCAAAAATGTTTTAGCCAACGCCAGCTATTACACAGCTTTATCTAGCAATAAAACCCCATCGCTGAAACAAAATCTTGGGATGGTTTCTCCTAAAGCATCTGTATTGTCGGAATTGCCATGA
- the metK gene encoding methionine adenosyltransferase — MANNYFFTSESVSEGHPDKVSDQISDAILDAILAQDPTARVAAETLCNTGLVVLAGEITTTANVDYIHVARDTIRQIGYDNTEYGIDYKGCAVLVAYDKQSPDIAQGVDKAHDDGLDQGAGDQGLMFGYAVDETPELMPLPIHLSHRLVERQADLRRDGRLNWLRPDAKSQVTLRYVDGKPDSIDTIVLSTQHSPDISLEKLREAVIEEIIKPVLPKELIKGEIKYLVNPTGRFVIGGPQGDCGLTGRKIIVDTYGGAAPHGGGAFSGKDPSKVDRSAAYAGRYVAKNIVAAGLASKCLVQISYAIGVAQPTSVMVSTYGTGKISDEKIAELVRAHFDLRPKGIVKMLNLLRPIYRKTAAYGHFGREEPEFTWEATDKAAALRAAAGL, encoded by the coding sequence ATGGCGAACAATTATTTCTTTACCTCAGAGTCAGTTTCTGAAGGCCACCCAGATAAAGTATCTGATCAAATTTCTGATGCAATTCTTGATGCCATTTTGGCCCAAGACCCAACCGCACGTGTAGCTGCAGAGACTCTTTGCAACACTGGCTTGGTTGTTCTTGCAGGTGAAATCACCACAACAGCGAACGTTGATTACATCCACGTCGCACGAGACACCATTCGTCAAATCGGTTACGACAATACTGAGTACGGTATTGATTACAAAGGCTGCGCAGTGTTGGTGGCTTATGACAAGCAAAGTCCAGACATTGCTCAGGGCGTTGATAAAGCCCATGACGATGGTCTTGATCAAGGTGCTGGCGACCAAGGTTTGATGTTTGGTTATGCGGTTGATGAAACCCCAGAATTAATGCCTTTACCAATTCATTTGTCACACCGCTTAGTGGAGCGTCAAGCCGATTTGCGTCGTGATGGTCGTTTGAATTGGTTGCGCCCAGATGCAAAGTCACAAGTGACTTTGCGTTACGTTGATGGCAAGCCAGATTCAATTGACACGATTGTTTTGTCTACTCAGCACTCTCCAGATATTTCTTTAGAGAAGCTTCGTGAAGCTGTGATTGAAGAAATCATCAAGCCAGTACTTCCAAAAGAATTGATCAAAGGCGAAATCAAGTACTTGGTGAACCCAACGGGTCGTTTTGTGATCGGTGGACCACAGGGTGATTGCGGTTTGACAGGACGCAAAATCATTGTTGATACATACGGTGGTGCAGCCCCTCACGGCGGCGGTGCTTTCTCAGGCAAAGACCCATCGAAAGTGGATCGTTCAGCTGCCTATGCGGGTCGTTATGTGGCTAAAAACATCGTGGCCGCTGGTTTGGCCAGCAAGTGTTTGGTGCAGATTTCATACGCGATTGGCGTGGCTCAGCCAACCTCTGTGATGGTCAGCACCTATGGCACAGGCAAGATTTCAGATGAGAAGATTGCTGAGTTAGTGCGTGCTCACTTTGATTTAAGACCAAAGGGCATCGTGAAAATGTTGAACTTGTTGCGTCCAATCTACCGCAAAACAGCTGCTTACGGTCACTTTGGCCGTGAAGAGCCTGAGTTCACATGGGAAGCCACAGACAAGGCTGCAGCCTTAAGGGCCGCTGCTGGTTTATAA
- a CDS encoding complex I NDUFA9 subunit family protein, which produces MMNEAKILLIGGSGFIGQKIASGLSALGHTVLLPTRKAAYAKELWVLPKLQVIEANIHDPAVLADMCQRLGPDGVVINLVGVLHDKTGTPYGPGFLKNHVELTKKIIAAMGAAHLKRYIHMSALGASSSGASMYQRSKGDAENLVKASDLDWTIFRPSVVFGEKDKFINLFASLQKFAPVLPLGGASVKFQPVYVSDVAQAFVKSVLMSETIGRVFDLAGPRVYTLAELVNFAGMVGGRKSFVIPLPKPLAYLQAGLLEMMPGPTLMSRDNLASMSEDNVLPAGSENALEKVFAINPQSLDVLIK; this is translated from the coding sequence ATGATGAACGAAGCAAAAATATTATTGATAGGTGGCAGTGGTTTCATTGGTCAGAAAATAGCCAGTGGCTTGAGTGCCCTAGGCCACACTGTTTTATTGCCAACCCGCAAAGCTGCGTATGCCAAAGAGTTGTGGGTTTTGCCCAAGCTTCAAGTGATTGAAGCAAACATTCATGATCCTGCTGTATTGGCTGATATGTGCCAACGTTTAGGCCCTGATGGCGTGGTGATTAATTTGGTCGGTGTGTTGCATGACAAAACAGGAACACCTTATGGCCCAGGGTTTTTAAAAAACCATGTTGAGCTAACTAAAAAAATCATTGCTGCCATGGGTGCTGCGCACTTAAAGCGTTACATTCACATGAGTGCTTTAGGCGCTAGTAGCTCAGGCGCATCGATGTATCAGCGCAGCAAAGGTGATGCAGAGAATTTGGTCAAGGCCAGTGATTTGGATTGGACGATTTTTAGACCGTCTGTGGTGTTTGGTGAAAAAGATAAATTCATCAATCTCTTTGCATCTCTACAAAAGTTTGCACCGGTTCTGCCTTTGGGTGGGGCAAGCGTTAAATTTCAGCCAGTCTATGTGTCCGATGTTGCGCAGGCATTTGTAAAGTCAGTTTTAATGTCAGAGACGATTGGCCGAGTATTTGATTTGGCAGGGCCTCGTGTGTATACCTTGGCTGAGTTGGTGAATTTTGCTGGCATGGTGGGCGGTAGAAAAAGTTTTGTTATTCCTTTGCCAAAACCATTGGCCTATTTGCAAGCTGGCTTATTAGAAATGATGCCAGGGCCGACCTTGATGTCTCGAGATAATTTGGCTTCGATGAGCGAAGACAATGTTTTGCCAGCGGGTTCTGAAAATGCTTTGGAAAAAGTATTTGCGATCAATCCACAATCATTGGATGTTTTAATCAAGTGA
- the pyrE gene encoding orotate phosphoribosyltransferase, producing MTSNQENFKNEFIHFALDAKVLAFGEFKTKAGRLSPYFFNAGGFNDGALLKALGEFYAKALINSGVQFDMLFGPAYKGITLAATTAVALAGMGRPVPFCFNRKEAKDHGEGGTLVGAPLKGRVVIIDDVISAGTSVRESVDIIRHAGANPAAVLIALDRMERAGTATEIADSSAVQNVEKEFGMPVVSIANLASLMSFLESSQSKELQQYLPAVKAYRDQYGV from the coding sequence ATGACTTCCAATCAAGAAAACTTTAAAAACGAATTTATCCATTTTGCCTTAGATGCCAAAGTGTTAGCTTTTGGCGAATTTAAAACAAAAGCGGGTCGATTATCTCCTTACTTTTTTAATGCCGGTGGTTTCAATGATGGCGCACTCCTCAAAGCTTTGGGTGAGTTTTATGCCAAAGCATTGATTAACTCAGGTGTTCAGTTTGATATGTTGTTTGGCCCAGCCTATAAAGGAATTACTTTGGCGGCCACGACTGCTGTTGCCTTGGCTGGCATGGGGCGTCCAGTGCCGTTTTGTTTTAATCGCAAAGAGGCCAAAGATCATGGTGAAGGCGGCACTTTGGTGGGTGCACCATTAAAAGGTCGAGTGGTGATCATTGATGATGTGATTTCTGCAGGCACTTCGGTGCGCGAATCGGTTGACATCATTCGTCACGCGGGCGCAAACCCGGCGGCTGTTTTGATTGCTTTGGATCGCATGGAAAGAGCTGGCACGGCGACTGAGATCGCTGATAGCTCGGCTGTTCAAAACGTAGAAAAAGAATTTGGTATGCCAGTGGTATCAATTGCAAATCTAGCAAGCTTGATGAGTTTTTTGGAGTCAAGCCAAAGCAAAGAATTGCAACAGTACTTACCAGCTGTGAAGGCCTACCGAGATCAGTACGGCGTTTAA
- a CDS encoding 5-formyltetrahydrofolate cyclo-ligase, with translation MKTLNHLRQELLAKRLDLHQDSSLRDELEVKITQFLNETDANCVGIYWPIKSEFDLRPLALDWSSKNPKKKLALPIVKLNEPLIFGEWNQDTTLVKGPQNINEPLLDSFSSKIDPDLLIIPCLGWSAQHDQFWRIGYGGGYYDRTIAEFKKNKHAVKTVGVGYKALEVKEGAWRPQSHDQALDLMIVA, from the coding sequence GTGAAAACTTTAAATCATTTAAGACAAGAATTACTCGCCAAGAGACTCGATCTTCATCAAGATTCGAGTCTTCGCGACGAACTTGAAGTCAAAATAACTCAGTTCTTAAATGAAACCGATGCCAACTGTGTGGGTATTTATTGGCCGATCAAAAGCGAATTTGACTTGCGTCCTCTGGCGCTCGATTGGTCCTCCAAAAATCCCAAGAAAAAATTAGCGCTCCCGATTGTGAAGCTCAACGAGCCATTGATCTTTGGTGAATGGAATCAAGACACCACTTTGGTCAAAGGCCCTCAAAACATCAATGAGCCCTTGCTTGATTCATTCAGCTCCAAAATCGACCCAGACCTGCTCATCATTCCTTGCCTTGGCTGGTCAGCACAACATGATCAATTTTGGCGAATTGGCTATGGTGGTGGGTATTACGACCGAACCATTGCTGAATTCAAAAAAAATAAGCATGCCGTTAAAACGGTTGGCGTGGGATATAAAGCTTTAGAAGTAAAAGAGGGCGCATGGCGCCCTCAAAGTCATGATCAAGCACTCGACTTGATGATTGTTGCTTAA
- a CDS encoding exodeoxyribonuclease III, producing the protein MLRIITANLNGIRSAAKKGFFEWANTQSPDILCIQELKAQEADLDSALMNPNGYHGFFQYALKKGYSGVGLYSKKAPDSIKIGFDDGEFDAEGRYVEARFGNLIVISAYFPSGSSAPERQEAKFRFLDLFMPHIKKLKSEGLEIVLCGDINIAHKEIDLKNWKGNLKNSGFTPEEREWMTQLFSEAGFMDVYRLLHPNTEDECYTWWSQRGQAYAKNVGWRIDYQIATPGIAKKAQRVEIYKGEKFSDHAPLIIDYEGV; encoded by the coding sequence ATGTTACGCATCATTACCGCCAACCTCAATGGTATTCGTTCAGCAGCTAAAAAAGGTTTCTTTGAGTGGGCCAATACTCAAAGCCCTGACATCCTTTGTATTCAAGAGCTTAAGGCTCAAGAAGCTGATTTAGACAGCGCCTTGATGAACCCCAATGGCTATCATGGATTTTTTCAATACGCCCTCAAAAAAGGCTATAGCGGCGTTGGGCTTTATTCAAAAAAAGCACCTGACAGCATCAAAATTGGTTTTGATGATGGCGAGTTTGATGCCGAAGGTCGTTATGTTGAGGCAAGGTTTGGCAATCTGATTGTTATTTCCGCTTACTTTCCTTCGGGCTCGAGTGCCCCTGAGCGTCAAGAAGCCAAATTCAGATTTCTTGATCTGTTCATGCCCCACATCAAAAAACTGAAATCAGAAGGCCTAGAAATTGTTCTTTGTGGCGACATCAACATTGCCCATAAAGAAATCGACTTAAAGAATTGGAAAGGCAATCTTAAAAATTCAGGCTTCACACCTGAAGAGCGCGAATGGATGACGCAACTGTTTAGTGAAGCAGGTTTCATGGATGTGTACCGACTCCTCCACCCCAACACCGAAGACGAATGCTACACATGGTGGAGTCAAAGAGGTCAAGCTTATGCAAAAAATGTGGGCTGGAGAATTGACTACCAAATTGCAACTCCTGGAATTGCCAAGAAAGCACAACGAGTTGAAATTTATAAAGGTGAAAAATTCTCTGATCACGCCCCGCTGATCATTGACTACGAAGGCGTATAA
- the dapF gene encoding diaminopimelate epimerase translates to MTSTRLRFTKMHGAGNDFIVLNGISQDLSGITKEQWARLAHRQFGIGADQILLVEKPTVAEAEFRYRIFNSDGGEVEQCGNGSRCFVRFVRDKGLTKNKTVKVQVAHTILSLTENDDGQVTVNMGAPILSNEAIPFNSSALQEKVEGGTNLYQLELSDHAVWINAISMGNPHAVQIVQDLDTAPVAKDGPQIEKHVAFPKKVNAGFMQIQNRHEIKLRVFERGSGETLACGTGACAAVVSGILRGHLDSPVTVHTRGGDLSIAWDSASSMQHPVMMTGPAQTVFEGEITLD, encoded by the coding sequence ATGACGAGCACAAGATTACGCTTCACCAAAATGCATGGCGCAGGCAATGATTTCATTGTCTTGAATGGCATATCTCAGGACCTTTCTGGCATCACCAAAGAGCAGTGGGCAAGACTTGCCCATCGTCAATTTGGCATTGGTGCTGATCAAATCCTTTTGGTAGAAAAGCCAACCGTGGCTGAGGCAGAATTTCGCTACAGAATATTTAACTCTGATGGCGGTGAAGTCGAGCAATGCGGCAATGGGTCTCGTTGCTTTGTTCGCTTTGTGAGAGACAAGGGTTTGACCAAGAACAAAACAGTCAAAGTACAAGTGGCTCACACCATTCTGTCTCTGACTGAAAATGACGATGGGCAAGTCACAGTCAACATGGGTGCCCCCATCCTATCGAATGAAGCGATTCCTTTTAACTCTTCAGCTCTTCAAGAAAAAGTTGAAGGTGGGACGAACCTATATCAACTCGAACTGTCTGATCATGCTGTGTGGATCAATGCCATCTCTATGGGCAATCCACATGCCGTGCAAATTGTGCAAGATCTTGATACTGCCCCCGTTGCAAAAGATGGTCCGCAGATAGAAAAACATGTGGCATTTCCGAAGAAGGTGAATGCTGGCTTCATGCAAATTCAGAATCGCCACGAAATCAAACTGCGCGTCTTTGAAAGAGGCTCAGGAGAAACCTTGGCCTGTGGAACCGGTGCGTGCGCAGCGGTTGTGTCTGGCATTTTGAGAGGCCATCTGGACTCTCCAGTGACGGTTCATACACGCGGTGGAGATCTGAGCATTGCATGGGACAGCGCTTCATCAATGCAACATCCGGTCATGATGACCGGACCCGCTCAAACTGTTTTTGAAGGCGAGATCACTCTCGACTAA
- the ahcY gene encoding adenosylhomocysteinase → MNKPADLNMLKDCAIADISLAAWGRKEIIIAETEMPGLMAIREEFSASQPLRGARITGSLHMTIQTAVLIETLEALGAEVRWASCNIFSTQDHAAAAIAANGTPVFAIKGETLEQYWEFTHRIFEWQDGGYSNMILDDGGDATMLLHLGTKAEKDLSVLNNPTSEEETVLFASIKAKLKIDPTWYSVRLEKVKGVTEETTTGVHRLYQMHAKGELKFPAINVNDSVTKSKFDNLYGCRESLVDGIKRATDVMIAGKVAVVAGYGDVGKGSAQALRALSAQVWVTEVDPICALQAAMEGYRVVTMDYAADKADIFVTATGNYHVITHDHMAKMKDQAIVCNIGHFDNEIDIAGVEKYKWEEIKPQVDHVIFPASNGQPEKRIIILAKGRLVNLGCGTGHPSYVMSSSFANQTIAQIELWQSAGTTKYPVGVYTLPKHLDEKVARLQLKKLNAQLTELSEQQANYINVKKEGPYKPETYRY, encoded by the coding sequence ATGAACAAACCTGCTGATTTAAATATGCTTAAAGATTGCGCCATCGCCGATATTTCATTGGCTGCATGGGGTCGCAAAGAAATTATCATCGCCGAAACTGAAATGCCTGGTTTGATGGCGATTCGTGAAGAGTTTTCTGCTAGCCAGCCTTTGCGCGGTGCTCGCATCACTGGCTCTTTGCACATGACAATTCAAACAGCTGTTTTGATTGAAACATTAGAAGCTCTTGGTGCTGAAGTGCGCTGGGCGTCTTGCAATATTTTCTCAACACAAGATCACGCAGCCGCTGCGATTGCTGCAAACGGTACACCAGTGTTTGCGATCAAAGGCGAGACGCTTGAGCAATACTGGGAATTCACGCACCGTATTTTTGAATGGCAAGATGGTGGCTACTCAAACATGATTTTGGATGACGGCGGCGATGCCACGATGTTGTTGCACTTGGGTACAAAAGCTGAAAAAGATTTGTCAGTATTGAACAACCCAACGAGCGAAGAAGAAACAGTGTTGTTTGCTTCGATCAAAGCCAAATTAAAAATTGACCCAACTTGGTATTCAGTTCGTCTTGAGAAAGTAAAAGGCGTGACAGAGGAAACCACAACAGGTGTGCATCGCTTGTATCAAATGCACGCTAAGGGCGAATTAAAGTTCCCAGCGATCAACGTGAATGACTCAGTGACTAAGAGCAAGTTTGATAACTTGTATGGTTGCCGTGAATCATTGGTCGATGGTATCAAACGTGCCACAGACGTAATGATTGCGGGCAAGGTGGCTGTGGTTGCTGGTTATGGCGACGTGGGTAAGGGTTCAGCACAAGCTTTGCGTGCCTTGTCAGCTCAAGTATGGGTGACAGAAGTTGATCCAATTTGCGCACTTCAGGCAGCCATGGAAGGCTACCGTGTTGTGACCATGGACTACGCTGCAGATAAGGCAGACATCTTTGTTACTGCAACAGGTAACTACCATGTGATCACTCATGACCATATGGCAAAAATGAAAGACCAAGCCATCGTTTGTAACATTGGTCACTTTGACAATGAAATCGATATCGCTGGTGTTGAGAAGTACAAGTGGGAAGAGATCAAGCCACAAGTGGATCACGTGATTTTCCCTGCAAGCAATGGTCAACCAGAAAAGCGCATCATCATTTTGGCAAAAGGTCGCTTGGTTAACTTGGGTTGCGGTACAGGTCACCCGTCTTACGTGATGAGCTCATCATTTGCCAACCAAACGATTGCACAAATCGAGTTGTGGCAATCTGCTGGCACCACTAAGTATCCAGTGGGCGTGTACACATTGCCTAAGCACCTTGATGAGAAAGTGGCTCGTTTGCAGTTGAAGAAACTGAACGCTCAGCTCACTGAATTGTCAGAGCAACAAGCTAACTACATCAACGTGAAAAAAGAAGGCCCTTACAAGCCTGAAACATACCGTTATTAA